The Daucus carota subsp. sativus chromosome 7, DH1 v3.0, whole genome shotgun sequence genome window below encodes:
- the LOC108196087 gene encoding uncharacterized acetyltransferase At3g50280, which translates to MSSQSVQHISECYIKPSHLSQDSKKVIHLATWDLAMLSFHYIQKGLLFKKPDAQHNFIQPFLESLKHALSITLAHFYPLAGRLARKQQDSRSFIVFIDCVNSPGARFVHSSVDTTISDILSPPYVPVIVQNFFDHHKAVNYDGLDMSLLTVQVTELVDGIFVGCSVNHSVADGTSYWNFFNTLSHVFQGSQVTPPVHERWFPDGYGPFIGLPFTRDDQFISRYDAPVLKERIFHFSVANLARIKAKANANCKDNKAIRISSLQALSAIIWRCVTRARGLTEDQITSCCMPANNRSRLDPPVSKNYFGNCIQILRTFTTASKLLENNFEWAALQLNKTIVQHDDESVRKSVATWLETPITYQLAQLVDPGTVVVSSSPRFNMYGNEFGFGKPVAVLSGYGNKFDGEVTLYQGSEGGGSIDTLICLNPNIMRALECDEEFLDVLNCSC; encoded by the coding sequence ATGAGCTCTCAATCTGTTCAACACATCTCAGAGTGTTACATCAAACCATCTCACCTTTCACAAGACTCTAAAAAAGTCATTCATTTGGCAACATGGGACTTGGCCATGCTCTCTTTTCATTACATTCAGAAGGGCCTTCTCTTCAAAAAGCCTGATGCTCAACACAACTTCATTCAACCTTTTCTAGAGAGCCTTAAACATGCTCTTTCCATCACTCTTGCTCATTTTTATCCCTTAGCTGGTCGCCTGGCCCGAAAACAGCAAGATTCGCGTTCTTTCATTGTGTTCATTGATTGCGTTAACAGTCCTGGTGCAAGATTTGTGCACTCTTCAGTTGACACAACAATTTCGGATATTCTTTCACCGCCTTATGTTCCAGTAATTGTTCAAAATTTTTTTGATCATCATAAGGCTGTCAATTATGATGGCCTTGACATGTCGTTGCTCACGGTCCAAGTGACAGAGCTCGTCGATGGCATATTCGTAGGATGTTCAGTTAACCACTCTGTGGCTGATGGCACCTCTTACTGGAATTTTTTCAACACTCTGTCTCACGTTTTTCAAGGGTCACAAGTCACACCACCAGTCCATGAACGGTGGTTTCCGGATGGATATGGTCCATTTATCGGTCTCCCTTTTACGCGTGATGATCAATTCATCAGCAGATATGATGCCCCGGTTCTGAAAGAAAGAATCTTCCATTTTTCAGTCGCGAATTTAGCAAGAATCAAAGCCAAGGCAAATGCTAATTGCAAAGACAACAAGGCTATCAGGATATCATCTTTACAAGCCTTGTCAGCAATAATATGGCGTTGTGTGACGCGAGCACGAGGCCTGACAGAGGATCAAATCACTAGCTGTTGCATGCCCGCGAATAACAGATCAAGATTAGACCCCCCTGTGTCGAAAAACTACTTTGGAAACTGCATTCAGATACTAAGAACATTCACTACAGCAAGCAAGctacttgaaaacaacttcgaATGGGCTGCTCTCCAATTGAATAAAACCATTGTCCAACACGACGATGAATCTGTGCGTAAATCTGTGGCTACATGGCTGGAAACTCCAATTACTTACCAATTAGCACAACTGGTTGATCCTGGTACCGTTGTAGTATCAAGCTCACCGCGTTTCAACATGTATGGGAACGAATTCGGATTCGGGAAGCCTGTGGCAGTTCTCAGTGGATATGGCAACAAGTTTGATGGTGAAGTGACATTGTATCAAGGAAGTGAAGGCGGAGGGAGTATCGACACATTAATATGCCTGAATCCGAATATAATGAGAGCACTGGAATGTGATGAGGAGTTCTTGGATGTTCTTAATTGTTCATGTTAA